The Fusobacterium necrophorum subsp. necrophorum genome includes the window AATAGAATTTTTTTCATAAAAAGCCGGAAAAGGATGAATTATACTTTCAAACTTTTCTCCAGAATGATGACTTTCTTTTGCAATCCGCTTTTTTCTTTCCAAATTTTTTCCTCCTTCTCTGTAAATCCCATATGAAGCCAAAAATAAAAACTGATTCTATTTTCCGGAATGATTGCTAAACGTATTTTTTGAAATCCTTTGATTTGAAAGTCTTTTTCCAATTCCAAGAAAATACTTCTTCCCAAACCTTGATGGTGACAGTCTGCTTTTATCATATAAAGTCCGATATATACTGTTTTCTCTTCCGGAAAATTTTCTAAATAATCTAAAATTCCAATAGGAACATCCGATAAATACAAAAGTTCATAGTATTTTTGAAAATTCCCCACTTTATCAGGAAGTTCCTGTATATCTTCTTCCACATCTGTTTCTTTTGCTTTTCGATGATGAGTTACTTGAAAATAGTAAGAATTGGACTGATAAATATCCCATATTTGTTTCTTCTGCAAATCTCCTATTTCTTTTTTTCTTTTCAAATTCATACTGACCCTTCCCTTAATTTATAATATTATCTTTCTATACAGTGTTCTTTATACTTCATAAAACAGTTCATCACATAGTTTTAGAAGGATATTCGTAAAGCTTTTCCAGTTAATGGAATGTTTACTTAACTCTAAAAATTATTTAGTGACAATCCAATTTCCGTCACGCTTTGATCCAATTCGTTCTATTCTCTTTTTCTCTTGCAAAGTTTTAAAAGTTCTTTCGATAGTTCTCTTTGTCACGCCTATTTTCTCCGCTAAATCTTGGGAATTATAACTTGGATTTTCTATCAATAACTCTATTACTTTCTTTTCGGTTTTATTCAAACCGACATTCAAACCGACATTCAAACCGACATTTTTATTATCAAAATTGGCAAGTACATATCTTTCAAAAGGAATGGTACAGCGAATATAGTTCCCTTCAATTTCAAAAACTTCTTTCCCATACTTACTTACAATAGTTGGAATTCCATGTCCTGTATGCTCAGTAAGCCCCATATTCAAAAATATCCTCATCAAAGTTGTATTTCTTGGTTTACTGATACCGTCAAAAAATTGTTTTTCTGTCATTCCACTGGGAAGACCTCCATGTGAAAGAATTTCTAATCGATTATGAAACATTGATATTTGTGGTTCTGTAATTGTCCAATCATTATGAACCAAAGCGTTTAAAATAGCTTCATTCACTGCGTCATAGTCGAATAAATAAATATCTTTTCTCGGACGAACTGTTGTATCGGAGATACAAATATTTTCAGCCTGTAATCTATTTTTTATCTTTCCATATGTCGTTAATAAGCATCCATACCCATAATCACTTCTTTCTGATATAGAAGATTTATCATTCCCTTGAAACTTTACAAAAATAAAGGGAATGTTATTCCTATCGGACAATAGTTCCGCTAATAAATTATAATCCCCATTCTCATTTCTTAAATTCAAATTTATCTCAAATGAGTTATTCTCTAAGTGATAGTTTTTTTCCGAATAATAAATCTTAAGTTCTCTAAAGGATAATTCAGATAAACTGGCTTTCTTTTTTAGCATATACTCAGTATCTATGAATTTCTGCTCATATCTAATTTTTATTTGCTCAGGAGTCATTTCTTTGCATGTTGTTCCTATTCTTATAGTACAACCGGTAGAAGAAAAACCATACTTTTTTTGACAATATATGTGCTTTCTACCTTTATTTATTTTTATCACAATGATTGTTTTAGTATTATCAAATTGTAGTTCTGATTTAATTTCATCCTGTGGATTCGGTTCAATCTGTGTTGTTATCATATCAGATATTTTTCTAAGAGCTTCATCTACTTTATCTACACCGACGACTTCTCCATTATCTTTAACTCCGATATAAATCGTTCCACCATTTCCATTCAAAAAGGAAACGATTTCTTTCAGAATGATGTCAGTATATTTTTCCTTTAACTCTAATGTTTCTGATTCTATGTATTGTTTCATCTTGAAACACCTCCAAACACATTATAGCACATTAGCGACATTTTTGAAATTTATACCGACATTCAAACCGACAATTTTATCAAAAAATTTGATATTCCATGATGATAAAATTTATAATCTTAGAATAAGATATTATATTTCTATTTGTTGTATGTTTAAAGATAAGTTTTCTATCAATACTATTTTTCTTTTTGCAAAAAAAGTTGAGACAATAAAATTTTCCTATTAAAATTAAATTGATCAAAACTAATTCAAAAGGAGTGATTTCCTCTTATTACTCATTTTTTCTCTAGTTTAATACCTGTATTGCCAATACAAAACTGTAAAATAATTTCAGACCGTAGAAAATAATAATAATTCCACAGACAACATTGATAGCTCGTAATATTCTTTCATGAAATAAATTTTGAAACAGGGAAAGCAAAATAGAAACTCCTAAAAACCAAATACAAGAAGCGGAAGTCACTCCCAAAATAAATTTCATAGATTCCGAAGCCGGCAAACTTGCTCGAAAGGCACCTAACATCATGGTTCCGTCTATAATGGCTTGAGGATTGAACCAAGTGACAACACAGGCGGAAGTAATTACCTTTTTTAAGGGAATATTGACGTCCTTACTTTCCATATTTGCTTTTGCCCTGATTAAACCATAGCCAATATAAATAACGATAAGACTTCCCAGAAGAAGAATCAGCATTTTAAGAATAGGTGATTGTTCCATGAGAGCCCCCGCCCCGAAAAAACAAGCAAATGCCAAAGTGACATCGAAGAAAATGACAATCAAGGCGGTCAAAAAGACTCTTCCTTTTTTCTGTGTCAAAGCAGTATTGATAACAAATAAATTTTGAAGACCGATAGGAGCAACATAAGCCAATCCCATAAGCAAACCTTGTAAATAATGATTCATTTTCCTTTCCCCCTAAAAAAATGTTATATATCAACATTATACATGAAAAATGTATTTTATAAAATAGAAATTTTGAAAATCTAAACTGATTGTTCCAATCACGATAGGAAAGAATGAAAAAACATTTCTTCTGAAAAGAAAAAAGACCTCGGAGTATGACAATATTTAAAAAGAAACACTTTGACAGAAAAAAGATATGTTGTATAATGTGAAGAAAAGAAAGAAAGGGATAATTATGAAAATAGGAGTTTTTGATTCAGGGATTGGAGGACTGTCCGTCTTACACCAAGCCATGCAAATGTTACCACAAGAAAATTTTATCTACTATGCAGATGTCGATCATGTACCTTATGGAACCAAAACAAAAGAAGAAATTATAAAGTACAGTTCGGAAGCTGTTGAATTTTTAGTTCAAAAAGGAGTAAAGGCC containing:
- a CDS encoding GNAT family N-acetyltransferase; amino-acid sequence: MNLKRKKEIGDLQKKQIWDIYQSNSYYFQVTHHRKAKETDVEEDIQELPDKVGNFQKYYELLYLSDVPIGILDYLENFPEEKTVYIGLYMIKADCHHQGLGRSIFLELEKDFQIKGFQKIRLAIIPENRISFYFWLHMGFTEKEEKIWKEKSGLQKKVIILEKSLKV
- a CDS encoding RNA-binding domain-containing protein encodes the protein MKQYIESETLELKEKYTDIILKEIVSFLNGNGGTIYIGVKDNGEVVGVDKVDEALRKISDMITTQIEPNPQDEIKSELQFDNTKTIIVIKINKGRKHIYCQKKYGFSSTGCTIRIGTTCKEMTPEQIKIRYEQKFIDTEYMLKKKASLSELSFRELKIYYSEKNYHLENNSFEINLNLRNENGDYNLLAELLSDRNNIPFIFVKFQGNDKSSISERSDYGYGCLLTTYGKIKNRLQAENICISDTTVRPRKDIYLFDYDAVNEAILNALVHNDWTITEPQISMFHNRLEILSHGGLPSGMTEKQFFDGISKPRNTTLMRIFLNMGLTEHTGHGIPTIVSKYGKEVFEIEGNYIRCTIPFERYVLANFDNKNVGLNVGLNVGLNKTEKKVIELLIENPSYNSQDLAEKIGVTKRTIERTFKTLQEKKRIERIGSKRDGNWIVTK
- a CDS encoding LysE family transporter, producing the protein MNHYLQGLLMGLAYVAPIGLQNLFVINTALTQKKGRVFLTALIVIFFDVTLAFACFFGAGALMEQSPILKMLILLLGSLIVIYIGYGLIRAKANMESKDVNIPLKKVITSACVVTWFNPQAIIDGTMMLGAFRASLPASESMKFILGVTSASCIWFLGVSILLSLFQNLFHERILRAINVVCGIIIIFYGLKLFYSFVLAIQVLN